One Acidaminococcales bacterium genomic window carries:
- a CDS encoding dihydroorotate dehydrogenase electron transfer subunit, which produces MSKKFVELAAVLGNVRLGSDVYSLLLDAPQICREAKPGQFVGVKTGWGQAPFLRRPLSVADAADGRITIIYRAAGVGTSWLAARREGEKVDIMGPLGHGFSLEAKRPLLVGGGIGIAPLISVARSFAGRFGSGIVLAGRNKDEITYWQAMFKDLCHCVYIATDDGSMGIRGNALAVLPQAAEEGGYDCIYACGPPPMLKAIAAFVRQKNIPCQLSLESRMGCGLGACQACSCQGADGKRKRICLNGPVFAAGEVEGL; this is translated from the coding sequence TTGAGTAAAAAATTTGTCGAATTGGCTGCCGTGCTGGGCAATGTCCGTTTGGGAAGCGATGTGTACAGCCTTTTGCTTGACGCTCCGCAAATCTGCCGGGAAGCTAAGCCGGGGCAGTTCGTGGGGGTAAAGACCGGCTGGGGGCAAGCGCCTTTCCTGCGCCGCCCGCTGTCGGTGGCGGACGCCGCAGACGGCCGGATAACCATAATCTACAGGGCGGCAGGCGTTGGCACAAGCTGGCTGGCCGCCCGCCGGGAAGGGGAAAAAGTTGATATCATGGGCCCTTTGGGGCATGGGTTTTCGCTTGAGGCCAAAAGGCCCCTTTTAGTGGGCGGCGGCATTGGCATCGCTCCCCTAATCAGCGTAGCGCGAAGCTTTGCCGGCCGTTTTGGCAGCGGCATTGTGCTGGCCGGGCGCAATAAAGACGAAATAACTTACTGGCAGGCCATGTTTAAAGATCTTTGCCATTGCGTGTACATTGCCACCGACGACGGCAGCATGGGCATTCGCGGCAACGCCTTGGCCGTTTTGCCGCAAGCGGCGGAAGAAGGCGGATACGACTGCATATACGCCTGTGGGCCGCCGCCCATGCTGAAGGCGATCGCCGCTTTTGTCAGACAGAAAAACATTCCCTGCCAACTTTCCTTGGAAAGCCGCATGGGTTGCGGCTTGGGGGCGTGCCAGGCCTGCTCCTGCCAAGGCGCGGACGGAAAGCGCAAGCGCATTTGCCTTAACGGCCCCGTATTTGCCGCCGGGGAGGTGGAAGGATTATGA
- a CDS encoding dihydroorotate dehydrogenase: MSAADGNKLAVEIAGIKMKTPVMTASGTCGYGLELLDFVDLNSLGALVVKGATLEPCPGNAGQRIAETPAGALNAIGLENPGVGVFIDNILPALRRYDVPVIANIAGRTVDEYAELARRLDATAVAGIEINISCPNIKAGGLAFGTRPGSAAEVVGAVRRASGKPIITKLSPNVTDIAEIARAAEAAGSDALSLINTLVGMKIDIKRKQPALGNIFGGLSGPAVRPVAVRMVWQAARAVKIPVIGMGGIAAAEDALEFIMAGASAVAVGSATFADPQSIELITQGLRAYMREEAAANIGELVGAAWPPA; this comes from the coding sequence ATGAGCGCTGCGGACGGGAACAAACTGGCGGTGGAAATCGCCGGCATCAAGATGAAAACCCCTGTTATGACGGCTTCCGGCACATGCGGGTATGGGCTGGAACTGCTGGACTTTGTCGATTTGAACAGCCTTGGTGCGCTTGTCGTCAAAGGCGCCACCCTTGAACCTTGCCCCGGCAACGCCGGACAGAGGATAGCGGAGACGCCCGCCGGGGCGCTTAACGCAATCGGGCTGGAAAATCCCGGCGTAGGGGTGTTTATTGACAACATACTGCCGGCGCTCCGCCGCTATGACGTGCCGGTGATCGCCAATATCGCCGGACGGACGGTGGACGAATACGCGGAATTGGCGCGGCGGCTCGACGCTACCGCCGTAGCCGGCATAGAGATCAACATTTCCTGCCCCAACATTAAAGCGGGCGGCCTTGCTTTCGGCACGCGGCCGGGCAGCGCCGCCGAAGTAGTGGGCGCGGTGAGAAGGGCCAGCGGCAAGCCGATTATCACCAAACTTTCGCCGAACGTAACCGACATAGCGGAAATCGCGCGGGCGGCGGAAGCCGCGGGCAGCGACGCGCTCTCCCTGATCAATACCTTGGTTGGCATGAAAATAGACATAAAAAGGAAACAACCGGCGCTGGGCAACATTTTCGGCGGACTTTCCGGCCCGGCCGTCCGCCCGGTGGCGGTGCGCATGGTCTGGCAGGCCGCGCGGGCGGTAAAGATACCGGTGATCGGCATGGGCGGCATTGCGGCGGCCGAGGACGCTTTGGAATTTATCATGGCGGGAGCGAGCGCCGTGGCGGTAGGGTCGGCGACCTTCGCCGACCCGCAGTCAATTGAGCTTATAACTCAGGGTTTGCGCGCCTATATGC